A single region of the Salipaludibacillus sp. LMS25 genome encodes:
- a CDS encoding response regulator transcription factor, which translates to MIKVLFADDHEMVRIGVSSYLSAQPDIDVIAEAGDGTEAVAVALELRPDIILMDLVMRDMDGIEATKQITTKWPEAKIIIVTSFLDDEKVYPALEAGATSYMLKTSKASEIAKAIRATYNGQSILEPEVTGKIMSKLRQPSSPQLHDQLTEREGEVLRLMTEGKNNQQIADELFIALKTVKVHVSNILSKLDVQDRTQAVIYAFNQNLFNK; encoded by the coding sequence ATGATTAAAGTCTTGTTTGCAGATGATCATGAGATGGTTAGAATAGGTGTTTCTTCTTACTTATCTGCCCAGCCTGACATTGATGTCATAGCAGAAGCTGGCGACGGGACAGAGGCGGTAGCGGTAGCGCTAGAGTTAAGGCCTGATATCATTTTAATGGATCTCGTTATGCGTGACATGGACGGGATTGAAGCAACGAAACAAATTACAACCAAATGGCCTGAAGCTAAAATTATCATCGTCACGAGTTTCCTAGATGATGAAAAGGTGTATCCAGCACTAGAAGCAGGTGCTACGAGCTATATGCTTAAAACATCAAAAGCAAGTGAAATTGCAAAAGCGATCAGAGCTACCTATAATGGTCAATCCATTTTGGAACCTGAAGTGACAGGGAAAATTATGTCAAAATTACGGCAACCCTCATCCCCTCAGCTTCATGACCAATTAACTGAAAGAGAAGGTGAAGTTCTCCGTTTAATGACTGAAGGAAAAAATAATCAGCAAATTGCTGACGAATTATTTATCGCGTTAAAGACAGTGAAAGTTCATGTTAGCAATATTCTAAGTAAGCTAGACGTGCAGGATCGTACTCAAGCCGTTATATACGCTTTTAATCAAAATTTATTCAATAAGTAA
- a CDS encoding sensor histidine kinase: MNSLIRQILLAILFTLLFSCLILAATFTVFPLMKWSDLWQSRIYNVPYIYFILMLTLVTGTMIGALTRLVSRKKVVVISQSLEDLIKGRKLTMGENEGNADLDSIQKQLIAIEEKMTKQAEVTQKLATERANDREKSLQEVVVQERNRLARELHDSVSQQLFAASMMMATINETNPPSDKGMKKQLTMVEKMIDQSQLEMRALLLHLRPAALKGKSLKKGIEDLLAELTEKVPLKIEAKLEELSVDKGIEDHLFRILQESVSNTLRHAKAAKLDVILIERDQTVILRISDDGKGFNVQEVQNHGSYGLQNMHERAVEVGGVLKVVSVENEGTKLEVKVPTLKKGGGSDD; encoded by the coding sequence ATGAACAGTCTCATCAGACAAATATTACTCGCTATTCTTTTCACATTGTTATTTTCATGTCTCATACTAGCGGCTACTTTCACTGTCTTTCCGCTGATGAAATGGTCTGATTTATGGCAAAGTCGAATATATAATGTGCCATACATTTACTTTATCCTTATGTTAACACTAGTAACAGGAACGATGATCGGTGCTTTAACAAGGTTAGTCAGCCGTAAAAAAGTCGTCGTTATTAGTCAATCGTTAGAGGATTTAATTAAAGGAAGAAAATTAACGATGGGTGAAAATGAAGGAAACGCTGACTTAGACTCTATTCAAAAACAATTAATCGCTATTGAAGAAAAAATGACAAAGCAGGCAGAAGTAACCCAAAAATTAGCGACTGAAAGAGCAAATGATCGTGAGAAAAGTCTTCAGGAAGTGGTCGTCCAAGAACGAAACCGACTTGCACGTGAATTGCATGATTCTGTAAGTCAGCAGCTGTTTGCAGCGTCCATGATGATGGCGACGATTAATGAGACGAACCCTCCGTCAGATAAGGGAATGAAAAAGCAGCTCACAATGGTAGAGAAAATGATTGACCAGTCTCAATTGGAGATGCGCGCCTTGCTATTACATTTGCGTCCCGCTGCATTAAAAGGCAAGTCCCTCAAAAAAGGAATTGAGGATTTACTAGCTGAATTAACTGAGAAAGTACCTCTCAAAATTGAAGCAAAGCTGGAAGAATTGTCAGTAGATAAAGGGATAGAAGATCATTTGTTTAGAATCTTACAGGAGTCTGTTTCTAACACTCTTAGGCATGCTAAAGCAGCTAAACTTGACGTTATTTTAATTGAGCGTGATCAAACAGTTATCTTAAGAATATCCGATGATGGCAAAGGGTTTAATGTGCAGGAAGTGCAAAATCATGGCTCATATGGCTTACAAAATATGCATGAGCGAGCCGTTGAAGTAGGGGGAGTATTAAAGGTAGTTAGCGTGGAAAATGAAGGGACAAAGCTAGAAGTAAAAGTACCAACACTAAAAAAGGGAGGTGGAAGTGATGATTAA
- the liaF gene encoding cell wall-active antibiotics response protein LiaF, translating into MLKRIPTRAMNWTLMITLAILFFELMFFGGGFFFSALFLGFLTFLGWKNYSTFLGKLFFWIGVVSLAFNILTMYSVRFLFIALLVLFFREYRRSNHDPDYIKPRMTKADREKGEIVTTRPLFQHRFFGDEQTEEMPYQWRDINIHGGIGDRIIDLSNTVIQEDAIISIRHLFGNIKIYVPYEIEVSVHHSTMFGKVSIFHKVNKKMLNETVIYETENFQRVKPGVKIVTSVFSGDVEVRRI; encoded by the coding sequence ATGTTAAAAAGAATTCCAACTCGGGCAATGAATTGGACTCTTATGATCACGCTGGCTATCCTCTTTTTCGAGTTGATGTTTTTCGGCGGGGGGTTCTTTTTTAGTGCTCTATTCCTAGGTTTTTTGACGTTTTTAGGATGGAAAAATTATAGCACTTTTCTTGGGAAACTCTTTTTTTGGATAGGGGTAGTCAGCCTTGCCTTTAATATTTTAACGATGTATTCAGTTCGGTTTCTATTTATCGCCTTACTCGTACTATTCTTTCGAGAATATCGACGGTCGAACCATGACCCGGATTATATAAAGCCAAGAATGACGAAAGCAGATCGTGAAAAAGGTGAAATTGTCACAACTAGACCACTATTTCAGCATCGATTTTTTGGAGATGAACAAACTGAGGAAATGCCTTACCAGTGGCGTGACATAAACATACATGGGGGCATCGGTGATCGCATTATAGATTTAAGTAATACTGTCATTCAAGAAGATGCTATTATTTCCATTAGACATTTATTTGGGAATATAAAAATTTATGTTCCTTACGAGATAGAAGTATCTGTTCATCATAGTACCATGTTTGGCAAGGTCTCGATTTTCCATAAAGTAAATAAAAAAATGTTAAATGAGACAGTGATATATGAAACAGAGAACTTCCAACGAGTCAAACCAGGGGTAAAAATTGTGACGTCTGTTTTTTCAGGCGATGTTGAGGTGAGACGTATATGA
- a CDS encoding PspA/IM30 family protein — protein MTNVFTRIFDSIESDIHSLLDKKEGKNPIQALNHYLRQSEKETEKVKSLIERQHQLKEEFTVERKEADNMADKRKQQAEIAEKAGETELAAFALKEFEEYAARAERLTLNEIEAMKQLESLEKRYEEMRYKLKEMRLKRMELMGKENVARARYEMDKLTGSSFNKSSLKFSEMERYIEDLEFKVTNDYNHHTLDSKIARLEKEMADNENEDEQNEKVI, from the coding sequence ATGACAAATGTTTTTACAAGAATTTTTGATAGTATCGAGAGTGACATTCATTCATTATTAGATAAAAAAGAAGGAAAGAATCCTATTCAAGCATTAAATCACTATTTACGACAAAGTGAGAAAGAGACTGAGAAAGTGAAGTCGCTTATTGAACGTCAGCACCAATTAAAAGAAGAATTCACAGTGGAACGTAAAGAGGCTGACAATATGGCTGATAAACGAAAGCAACAAGCTGAAATCGCTGAAAAAGCTGGAGAAACAGAGCTAGCCGCATTTGCTCTCAAAGAATTTGAAGAATATGCCGCACGGGCAGAACGCCTCACGTTAAATGAAATCGAAGCGATGAAGCAGCTTGAATCATTAGAAAAACGCTATGAAGAGATGCGATATAAATTAAAGGAGATGCGGCTAAAGCGTATGGAATTGATGGGTAAAGAAAATGTCGCTCGAGCTAGATATGAAATGGATAAGCTAACTGGTTCATCCTTTAATAAATCCTCGTTAAAATTTTCAGAAATGGAACGTTACATTGAAGATTTGGAGTTTAAAGTGACAAATGATTATAATCATCACACATTAGATAGTAAAATTGCCCGTTTAGAAAAAGAAATGGCTGATAACGAAAACGAAGACGAACAGAATGAAAAAGTGATATGA
- a CDS encoding flagellar basal body rod protein: MMMKTFLLFIAAIVALGIFLANLGPLILFAGGAFLLYVIFKKCVKAQSTGAKVMWIVLGLIVLSMTISNIFGLIGLVALYVLYQLFKKEKTPSRSVNHDDPFTNFENQWASMTNS, translated from the coding sequence ATGATGATGAAAACTTTCTTATTATTCATTGCAGCAATTGTTGCTTTAGGTATTTTCTTAGCTAATTTAGGGCCGTTAATCTTGTTTGCTGGAGGTGCTTTTCTACTATATGTTATCTTTAAAAAATGTGTGAAAGCCCAATCAACAGGTGCCAAAGTTATGTGGATTGTCCTCGGGCTTATCGTTTTAAGTATGACGATATCTAATATCTTTGGCTTAATAGGTCTTGTTGCATTGTATGTTTTGTATCAGTTGTTTAAAAAGGAGAAAACCCCATCCCGCTCTGTAAATCATGATGACCCATTTACGAACTTTGAAAACCAATGGGCTAGTATGACTAATTCTTAA
- a CDS encoding aminotransferase class IV, which translates to MPEIAFYKDKFVDINDTVVPIQDRAHQFGDGIYEVIRAYNGKPFYLEAHLERLGNSAEAIQIALPYTLDEIADICHEAIARSTILEAEIYIQISRGTYSRQHHFPEATPPVFTLTVKEARFISSEKRTEGFRVLTTEDDRWKNCYIKSLNLLPNVLAKQKAKEHGYDEAVYHENGTVKEGSTSNIFAVKNGLLYTYPPLKGILHGITRKIVITLAGELDIQTKEEPFSLDFLYEADEVFVTSTSLEIMTVKQVDDRLLPTERPITAQLQAHFRQLK; encoded by the coding sequence ATGCCGGAAATTGCATTTTATAAAGACAAGTTTGTTGATATCAATGATACCGTTGTACCGATTCAGGATAGAGCCCATCAATTTGGGGATGGCATATATGAAGTTATTCGTGCTTATAACGGGAAGCCGTTTTATTTGGAAGCTCATTTAGAACGTCTCGGAAATAGTGCGGAGGCTATTCAGATCGCCTTACCATACACACTAGACGAAATCGCTGACATTTGTCATGAAGCTATAGCGAGGTCTACTATCCTTGAAGCGGAAATATATATTCAAATTAGCCGGGGCACTTATAGCAGACAACATCATTTTCCTGAAGCAACCCCTCCAGTTTTTACACTTACAGTAAAGGAAGCAAGATTTATTTCCTCTGAAAAGAGAACGGAAGGGTTTCGTGTCCTAACGACAGAAGATGATAGATGGAAAAACTGTTATATTAAATCATTGAACCTACTGCCGAATGTCCTAGCTAAACAAAAAGCAAAGGAGCACGGCTACGATGAAGCAGTCTATCATGAGAATGGCACGGTTAAGGAAGGGAGTACCAGTAACATTTTTGCTGTAAAAAATGGTTTACTATACACATATCCGCCTTTAAAGGGAATTCTCCATGGTATTACTCGGAAAATCGTCATCACTCTTGCTGGAGAGTTAGATATTCAGACGAAGGAAGAACCATTCAGTCTCGACTTTTTATATGAGGCAGATGAAGTATTTGTGACGAGTACAAGTTTAGAAATTATGACTGTAAAACAGGTGGACGATCGACTATTACCTACAGAACGCCCTATAACAGCACAACTACAGGCACATTTCCGACAATTAAAATAA
- a CDS encoding valine--tRNA ligase, whose protein sequence is MSEKPNTTMPPKYDPQATEAKWYPYWVNGKFFEATGDETKQPYTIVIPPPNVTGRLHLGHAWDTTLQDILIRVKRMQGYDALWLPGMDHAGIATQAKVEGKLREQGLSRHDLGREKFLEKSWEWKEEYADFIREQWAKLGLSLDYSRERFTLDDGLSDAVREVFVRLYEEGLIYRGEYIINWDPQTKTALSDIEVIYKDVQGAFYHMKYPLADGDGHIEVATTRPETMLGDTAVAVHPNDERYRHLIGKKAILPIIGREIEIVADDYVDMEFGSGAVKITPAHDPNDFEIGNRHQLERILVMDESGTMNENAGKYKGLDRFECRKQIVKDLQHDGVLFKIEEHTHSVGHSERSNAVVEPYLSTQWFVKMGPLAEEAIKLQQKEGKVNFVPDRFEKTYMHWIENIRDWCISRQLWWGHRIPAWFHKETGDIYVGRKEPDDIENWEQDKDVLDTWFSSALWPFSTLGWPDSEAADYKRYYSTDALVTGYDIIYFWVARMIFQGQHFTGQRPFKDVLIHGLVRDGEGRKMSKSLGNGVDPMDVIDKYGADALRFFLSTGSSPGNDLRFYWEKVEANWNFGNKIWNASRFALMNMDGLKYEDIDLAGKKSIADQWILTKLQMTIEHVTRFIDTYEFGEVGRALYNFIWDDFCDWYIEMAKLPLNGEDEEAKQTTRSILAYVLDQTMRLLHPFMPFITEEVWQHLPHEGESITVAAWPVKNDALMNEQGMKDMQLLQDIIRSVRNTRSELNVPMSKQITLFIKADSEEILEQLERGKSYIERFCNPSELKLAMDMTAPEKSMSSILSGVELYMPLSDLLDLDAEITRLNNELKRLDNEVMRVQKKLANEGFISKAPEKVVAEERAKEKDYIEQREKVLLRLDELKN, encoded by the coding sequence ATGTCTGAAAAACCTAATACGACAATGCCGCCGAAATATGATCCTCAGGCAACAGAGGCTAAATGGTACCCATACTGGGTCAATGGAAAATTTTTTGAGGCAACAGGAGATGAGACGAAACAACCGTATACGATTGTCATTCCACCGCCAAATGTAACAGGTAGACTTCACTTAGGGCATGCATGGGATACAACATTGCAAGATATATTAATTCGGGTGAAGCGTATGCAAGGCTACGATGCCCTTTGGCTCCCAGGAATGGACCATGCAGGGATTGCAACCCAGGCTAAGGTAGAAGGAAAGCTGAGAGAGCAAGGGCTATCTCGACATGACCTCGGTCGTGAAAAATTTCTTGAGAAATCATGGGAGTGGAAGGAAGAGTATGCTGATTTTATTAGAGAGCAATGGGCTAAGCTCGGTCTTTCTCTCGATTATTCCCGTGAGCGGTTTACGTTAGACGATGGTTTATCTGATGCTGTTCGAGAAGTGTTCGTACGCTTGTATGAAGAAGGGCTAATCTATCGAGGAGAGTATATTATCAATTGGGATCCTCAAACGAAAACAGCCTTATCGGATATTGAAGTCATTTATAAGGATGTTCAAGGGGCATTCTACCATATGAAATACCCATTAGCAGACGGAGATGGTCATATTGAGGTGGCTACGACAAGACCTGAAACGATGCTAGGAGATACAGCAGTTGCTGTCCATCCTAATGATGAAAGGTATCGCCACTTAATTGGTAAAAAAGCTATTTTACCTATCATTGGCCGTGAAATAGAGATTGTAGCAGATGATTACGTGGATATGGAATTTGGCTCGGGAGCTGTTAAAATTACGCCTGCTCATGATCCAAATGACTTTGAAATAGGCAATCGCCATCAGTTAGAGCGCATCTTAGTGATGGATGAATCAGGAACAATGAATGAGAATGCCGGCAAGTATAAGGGGCTTGATCGTTTTGAATGTCGTAAGCAAATAGTAAAAGACCTTCAACACGATGGAGTTCTGTTCAAAATAGAAGAACATACTCATAGTGTTGGCCACTCTGAACGGAGTAATGCCGTGGTAGAACCTTATTTGTCTACTCAATGGTTTGTCAAGATGGGACCTTTAGCTGAAGAAGCGATTAAACTTCAGCAGAAAGAAGGCAAAGTCAACTTTGTTCCGGACAGGTTTGAAAAAACGTATATGCATTGGATTGAAAATATTAGAGATTGGTGTATCTCGAGACAACTATGGTGGGGACATCGTATCCCAGCTTGGTTTCATAAAGAAACAGGAGACATTTATGTGGGACGGAAAGAACCGGATGACATTGAAAATTGGGAGCAAGATAAAGATGTACTTGATACGTGGTTTAGTTCTGCCTTATGGCCATTTTCTACATTGGGGTGGCCGGATAGTGAAGCAGCTGATTACAAGCGATATTACTCAACGGATGCCCTTGTGACAGGCTATGACATTATTTATTTTTGGGTAGCACGTATGATTTTTCAAGGACAGCATTTTACAGGTCAACGTCCGTTTAAAGATGTGTTGATCCACGGGCTTGTCCGAGATGGGGAAGGGCGTAAAATGAGCAAGTCACTTGGTAATGGTGTCGATCCTATGGATGTGATTGATAAGTATGGTGCGGATGCTCTAAGGTTTTTCTTAAGTACGGGAAGTTCACCAGGAAATGATTTACGATTTTATTGGGAAAAAGTAGAGGCTAACTGGAACTTTGGGAATAAAATTTGGAACGCCTCACGTTTTGCTCTGATGAATATGGATGGGCTTAAATATGAAGATATTGATTTAGCGGGTAAAAAATCGATTGCTGATCAATGGATATTAACGAAGTTGCAAATGACGATTGAGCATGTGACTAGATTTATTGATACTTACGAATTTGGCGAAGTTGGACGAGCTCTATATAATTTCATCTGGGACGATTTTTGTGACTGGTATATAGAAATGGCCAAATTACCATTGAATGGTGAAGATGAAGAAGCCAAGCAGACGACTCGTTCAATATTAGCTTACGTTCTTGACCAAACAATGCGTTTGCTTCATCCATTTATGCCATTCATTACTGAAGAAGTATGGCAGCACCTGCCGCATGAAGGAGAATCCATAACTGTTGCAGCATGGCCGGTAAAAAATGATGCTTTAATGAATGAACAAGGTATGAAGGATATGCAGCTCCTTCAAGATATTATCCGCTCAGTTAGAAATACCCGTTCAGAGTTAAACGTCCCGATGAGTAAACAAATCACGTTATTCATCAAAGCAGATTCAGAGGAGATACTTGAGCAGTTAGAACGCGGAAAATCCTATATTGAACGGTTCTGCAACCCATCAGAGTTGAAGTTAGCTATGGACATGACTGCTCCTGAAAAATCCATGAGTTCTATCCTTTCAGGCGTTGAGCTCTATATGCCTTTGTCAGATCTGTTGGATTTAGATGCAGAAATTACCCGCTTAAATAATGAATTAAAGCGACTTGATAATGAAGTGATGCGTGTCCAAAAAAAGCTTGCAAATGAAGGGTTTATTAGTAAAGCGCCTGAAAAGGTGGTGGCTGAAGAAAGAGCGAAAGAAAAAGATTACATTGAACAACGAGAGAAGGTCCTGTTAAGACTTGATGAGCTGAAAAATTAA
- the ysxE gene encoding spore coat protein YsxE — protein MNKNESQLMNTMGPVLFHYDLQPTHISSQGKVHKVTTHYGTFALKRTTMSQEQAEWFVHVMRRLERIDFPFFVPVLPTKYGDYTVFDGQFIYYLMPWYEDHHTFRHGSDPEEAILEELAKLHGLTERTRGTEDEPLEKSFQQLKERWDLRKLKMEKYLDEMEKHTYYSPFELTLLTHFERTKQVANEAEKYLEKWLETAKEKKHHRSVLCHGRPNRSHACFDEYGTAYFINFERAVQDTPARDTALLFRHLFQVRPWDEHDGKHWLSIYEKHFAFFDDEKYLFISYLLFPENIYQMVDHFTSPSRQKSEMHLVMQLERRLLTMKRIFRFVTSISKLP, from the coding sequence ATGAATAAGAATGAGTCGCAACTCATGAATACAATGGGGCCTGTTTTGTTTCACTATGATTTGCAGCCAACTCACATTTCGTCTCAAGGGAAAGTTCACAAAGTGACTACTCACTATGGAACATTCGCTTTAAAAAGGACTACGATGTCTCAAGAGCAAGCAGAATGGTTTGTACACGTTATGCGTAGATTGGAAAGAATTGATTTTCCTTTTTTTGTACCTGTTTTACCGACTAAATATGGTGATTACACTGTATTTGATGGGCAATTCATCTACTATTTAATGCCATGGTATGAAGACCATCACACATTTCGTCATGGATCTGACCCTGAAGAAGCCATACTGGAAGAACTAGCAAAGCTGCATGGGTTGACGGAGAGGACAAGGGGAACCGAAGACGAGCCGCTAGAAAAGTCATTTCAGCAATTAAAGGAAAGATGGGATTTACGAAAACTAAAAATGGAAAAATATTTAGATGAGATGGAGAAACATACGTATTATTCTCCTTTTGAACTAACGCTATTAACTCATTTTGAACGAACGAAGCAAGTAGCAAATGAAGCAGAGAAGTACTTGGAAAAATGGCTTGAAACGGCTAAGGAAAAAAAACATCATCGAAGCGTGTTATGTCATGGACGACCAAACCGTTCTCATGCCTGCTTTGATGAATATGGGACAGCCTACTTCATTAATTTTGAAAGAGCTGTACAAGACACCCCTGCACGAGACACGGCCTTATTATTTCGTCATCTCTTTCAAGTTCGTCCGTGGGATGAACATGATGGTAAGCATTGGCTTAGTATATATGAAAAACACTTTGCTTTTTTTGATGATGAAAAGTACTTGTTTATAAGTTACCTGCTCTTTCCGGAAAATATTTATCAGATGGTGGATCATTTTACATCACCGTCAAGACAAAAGTCGGAAATGCACCTCGTCATGCAACTAGAAAGACGGTTACTAACGATGAAACGTATTTTTCGATTTGTAACGTCGATTTCTAAGTTGCCTTAA